From one Planococcus citri chromosome 3, ihPlaCitr1.1, whole genome shotgun sequence genomic stretch:
- the LOC135839959 gene encoding uncharacterized protein LOC135839959 isoform X1 produces MNSVKFSFLVLFCGVIGADVIPVEEETETEITISKSLDLEHEPLTTTIPTPRDDLDDISIQDILSSDIDASDKIDKKIINTITEFSSNCNVYKQMELSLKNFTFPKKSINIDLGIGHASFYNFAITEESNTISNKLKKYSTLIGCDWSRKAKVEVTSPANIKISANIKIIEITEPSDGLVLQSTNEGSITILLKNNSISKQFFVPENDTKLEENIQRTFSYFKTEVYLDVGTKFQKLIYSNLEVLLSEVESSVEQFFVDQLNEQLSKNGIAVGESCSKFIDTQKKSKKINLPFLNNDFNNLYVIQNVSLDTWKGISLSAGPIVIKGISHFNSTELSVSGTELSSPEYDGQYLSTPRYDDPERKDITVRIKTNGLKGKLDWSYNSKQRSFPFSIDFILFEIKKSKVYSYTRVYNRYGNDKYSRSDENKMNVDLYMGNIQIKSSKSSVCENEKEFVNFVLSEYLKTIVKDSLKNSLDKKLQNNPSVVNC; encoded by the exons ATGAATAgtgtcaaattttcatttttggttttattttgcGGTGTGatag GTGCGGACGTGATTCCTGTGGAAGAGGAGACTGAAACAGAAATAACAATCTCAAAATCACTCGATCTTGAACATGAACCTCTTACAACGACAATTCCCACTCCTCGAGATGACCTGGACGATATTTCCATTCAAGATATCTTATCATCAGACATAGACGCCAGTGATAAAATCGACAAAAAGATAATTAACACTATCACCGAGTTTTCATCAAATTGTAACGTTTACAAACAAATGGAACTTTCGTTGAAGAATTTCacatttccgaaaaaatcaataaacatCGATCTGGGAATAGGACATGCTTCATTTTACAATTTCGCCATCACAGAAGAATCTAATACAATTagcaacaaattaaaaaaatattctacttTGATAGGATGCGATTGGTCAAGAAAAGCcaag GTTGAAGTGACTTCGCCCGCGAACatcaaaatttctgcaaatataaaaatcatcgaaataacAGAACCTTCGGATGGATTAGTATTGCAATCGACGAATGAAGGATCAATTACTATACTTTTAAAGAACAATTCCATTTCAAAACAATTCTTCGTCCCAGAAAATGATACCAAACTTGAAGAAAACATTCAACGAACATTTTCCTATTTTAAAACAGAA GTATACCTTGATGTAGgcacaaaattccaaaagttgatCTATAGCAATTTAGAAGTACTCCTCAGCGAAGTGGAATCATCCGTAGAGCAATTTTTTGTCGATCAATTGAACGAACAACTGTCTAAAAATGGCATCGCTGTCGGTGAAAGCTGCTCAAAATTCATCGATacgcaaaaaaaatcgaaaaaaatcaatttgcctTTCTTAAACAACGATTTCAATAACTTATATGTAATACAAAATGTATCTCTCGATACATGGAAAGGAATTAGTTTAAGTGCAGGGCCCATTGTAATCAAGGGTATTTCCCATTTCAACAGTACCGAATTGAGTGTTTCAGGAACTGAGTTATCTAGTCCAGAATATGATGGTCAATATCTTAGCACTCCAAGGTACGATGATCCCGAGAGAAAGGATATTACAGTTCGGATTAAAACGAATGGTTTAAAAGGCAAACTGGACTGGAGTTATAATTCAAAACAAAGGTCGTTTCCTTTTTCCatcgatttcattttgtttgaaatcaaGAAAAGCAAAGTTTACAGTTACACAAGGGTCTATAATCGTTACGGTAACGATAAGTATAGTCGAAGCGATGAGAATAAAATGAATGTAGATTTATACATGGGAaatattcaaatcaaatcatctAAATCTAGTGTTTGTGAAAATGAGAAGGAATTTGTCAACTTTGTTCTTTCTGAATATTTGAAGACAATTGTAAAAGATTCGTTGAAGAATTCGCTAGATAAAAAACTCCAGAATAATCCTTCTGTTGTAAATTGTTGA
- the LOC135839959 gene encoding uncharacterized protein LOC135839959 isoform X2, whose protein sequence is MELSLKNFTFPKKSINIDLGIGHASFYNFAITEESNTISNKLKKYSTLIGCDWSRKAKVEVTSPANIKISANIKIIEITEPSDGLVLQSTNEGSITILLKNNSISKQFFVPENDTKLEENIQRTFSYFKTEVYLDVGTKFQKLIYSNLEVLLSEVESSVEQFFVDQLNEQLSKNGIAVGESCSKFIDTQKKSKKINLPFLNNDFNNLYVIQNVSLDTWKGISLSAGPIVIKGISHFNSTELSVSGTELSSPEYDGQYLSTPRYDDPERKDITVRIKTNGLKGKLDWSYNSKQRSFPFSIDFILFEIKKSKVYSYTRVYNRYGNDKYSRSDENKMNVDLYMGNIQIKSSKSSVCENEKEFVNFVLSEYLKTIVKDSLKNSLDKKLQNNPSVVNC, encoded by the exons ATGGAACTTTCGTTGAAGAATTTCacatttccgaaaaaatcaataaacatCGATCTGGGAATAGGACATGCTTCATTTTACAATTTCGCCATCACAGAAGAATCTAATACAATTagcaacaaattaaaaaaatattctacttTGATAGGATGCGATTGGTCAAGAAAAGCcaag GTTGAAGTGACTTCGCCCGCGAACatcaaaatttctgcaaatataaaaatcatcgaaataacAGAACCTTCGGATGGATTAGTATTGCAATCGACGAATGAAGGATCAATTACTATACTTTTAAAGAACAATTCCATTTCAAAACAATTCTTCGTCCCAGAAAATGATACCAAACTTGAAGAAAACATTCAACGAACATTTTCCTATTTTAAAACAGAA GTATACCTTGATGTAGgcacaaaattccaaaagttgatCTATAGCAATTTAGAAGTACTCCTCAGCGAAGTGGAATCATCCGTAGAGCAATTTTTTGTCGATCAATTGAACGAACAACTGTCTAAAAATGGCATCGCTGTCGGTGAAAGCTGCTCAAAATTCATCGATacgcaaaaaaaatcgaaaaaaatcaatttgcctTTCTTAAACAACGATTTCAATAACTTATATGTAATACAAAATGTATCTCTCGATACATGGAAAGGAATTAGTTTAAGTGCAGGGCCCATTGTAATCAAGGGTATTTCCCATTTCAACAGTACCGAATTGAGTGTTTCAGGAACTGAGTTATCTAGTCCAGAATATGATGGTCAATATCTTAGCACTCCAAGGTACGATGATCCCGAGAGAAAGGATATTACAGTTCGGATTAAAACGAATGGTTTAAAAGGCAAACTGGACTGGAGTTATAATTCAAAACAAAGGTCGTTTCCTTTTTCCatcgatttcattttgtttgaaatcaaGAAAAGCAAAGTTTACAGTTACACAAGGGTCTATAATCGTTACGGTAACGATAAGTATAGTCGAAGCGATGAGAATAAAATGAATGTAGATTTATACATGGGAaatattcaaatcaaatcatctAAATCTAGTGTTTGTGAAAATGAGAAGGAATTTGTCAACTTTGTTCTTTCTGAATATTTGAAGACAATTGTAAAAGATTCGTTGAAGAATTCGCTAGATAAAAAACTCCAGAATAATCCTTCTGTTGTAAATTGTTGA
- the LOC135840956 gene encoding uncharacterized protein LOC135840956 translates to MKSVIFSLFILFCSKVDGSVGNVTSEAETRILPTSTFDPEVTSAATTKLTLRDDLDDFFIADISSLDTDASDKTEKRIINAFTEFSSNCNLYKRMKLSLDNFTFAKESIDVDLGIGKASFYNIIATEGYWKIGLYSTLIRCDSSRKAKVTVTLPKYIEITANIKIIGMKDLSYKLSSQSTKEGSISILLKNESISKEFFLQANNSNHEDDITRKISYWNTDVTLDIDAKYQKLIYKNLYEFLSEVESSLEQFLIDQLNAELSKNEISIDRSCSKFLNMGKNSKNINSPFLNKDISDFNNVYVIQNIPIESWKGISQSSGSIIIKGISHFNSIEVDISATDLSSPSDDGFFYSFPDYQEKKEMTLRFVTNGLRGKLNWSYNSKQTSFSFFIDFIQFEIKKKKIYKYKNIFASDDRYNIIMCVRNEENMMNVDVYLGDVRFKSSGDCEKQNEFMNFILSEYLKSIVKDSLKNSLEKKLQNNYFGKYC, encoded by the exons atgaaaagtgttattttttcattattcattttgttttgcaGCAAAGTAG atGGAAGTGTTGGTAATGTCACGAGTGAGGCCGAAACACGAATTTTACCTACATCAACTTTTGATCCTGAAGTTACATCTGCTGCAACAACAAAGCTCACTCTTCGAGACGACCTGGACGACTTTTTTATCGCAGATATCTCATCATTAGACACAGATGCGAGTGATAAAACCGAGAAAAGGATAATTAACGCTTTCACCGAGTTCTCATCGAACTGTAACCTTTACAAACGAATGAAGCTTTCGTTGGATAACTTCACATTTGCGAAAGAATCAATCGACGTTGATTTGGGTATAGGAAAAGCTTCATTTTATAACATTATTGCCACAGAAGGCTACTGGAAAATTGGATTGTACTCTACGTTGATAAGATGCGATTCCTCAAGAAAAGCCAAG GTTACAGTAACACTTCCTAAATACATTGAAATTACtgcaaatataaaaattatcggGATGAAAGATCTTTCATATAAATTATCATCGCAATCAACGAAGGAAGGATCAATTTCTATACTCTTAAAAAACGAATCCATTTCAAAAGAATTCTTTTTGCAAGCAAATAATTCCAATCATGAAGACGACATAACACGAAAAATATCTTATTGGAATACAGAT GTAACCCTAGACATAGATGCAAAATACCAAAAGCTAATCTACAAAAATTTATATGAATTTCTCAGCGAAGTGGAATCATCTCTGGAACAATTCCTTATCGATCAATTAAACGCggaattatccaaaaatgaaatttctataGATCGAAGCTGCTCCAAATTTCTCaacatgggaaaaaattcaaaaaatataaattcgcCATTTTTAAACAAAGACATCAGTGACTTCAATAACGTATACGTGATACAGAACATACCTATAGAATCATGGAAAGGAATCAGTCAGAGTTCAGGATCCATTATAATCAAAGGCATTTCCCATTTCAATAGCATAGAAGTGGATATTTCAGCCACTGATTTATCGAGTCCATCAGACGATGGCTTCTTTTACAGTTTCCCAGActatcaagaaaaaaaagaaatgacaCTTCGATTTGTAACAAATGGTTTAAGAGGCAAACTGAACTGGAGTTATAATTCTAAACAAACGTCGTTTTCCTTTTTCATCGATTTCATTCAGTTCgaaattaagaagaaaaaaatttacaaatataaAAACATATTTGCTTCCGATGATAGATATAATATCATAATGTGCGTTCGAAATGAGGAGAATATGATGAATGTAGACGTATACTTGGGAGATGTTCGATTCAAATCATCTGGTGATTGTGAAAAACAGAATGAATTTATGAACTTCATTCTTTCTGAATATTTGAAGTCGATCGTAAAagattcgttgaaaaattcgttggagaaaaagctccaaaataattattttggtaaatattgCTGA
- the LOC135839169 gene encoding uncharacterized protein LOC135839169 isoform X2, translating into MVRAVLFLCFTLFCCATSANTSHVTKEAGTKMSTTSIIAVDTTYPTSTPILQENLIDTSIQETPSSDQNANDEIEKKIINAFTEFSSNCNVYNRMELSLKNFTFPKKSVNCDLGLGINASLYNVAVGEYFGKFKSYSTLIGCDSSKKAKVEVTLPSHIRIVANVEIIEKTYPSNGLITILLRNGSISKQFFFQVKNSNHEDNIMRKISYSNSKVYLDNIDTKYQKLIYSNLEEILSEIESSVEQHLVDQLSAQLSENNIDVGQSCSKFVNIENYSKKINWSSSNSDFNHLYAIPNVSLVSWEGVNLRIGPMVVKGISQFSSIELSILGTELASAGDSGLFYSTPRYDDPEQKEMTVRIKTSGLKGKLDWSYNSKQRSFPFFIDSVLFEIEKNKTSKFTPVHWPYSPRKSYNKWYSRSEEDTVNVDVLLGNIKIESPSFREDKKEFVNFALLEHLKMFVKDSLKNSLANKLKNNSSIVSCR; encoded by the exons ATGGTACGTGCAGTTCTGTTCCTGTGTTTCACCTTGTTTTGTTGTGCAACAA GTGCGAATACCAGTCATGTAACAAAGGAAGCTGGAACAAAAATGTCAACAACGTCAATTATAGCTGTGGACACCACATATCCTACATCAACTCCTATTCTTCAAGAAAATCTGATCGATACTTCTATTCAAGAGACTCCATCCTCGGACCAGAACGCGAATGacgaaatcgagaaaaaaattatcaatgcTTTCACCGAATTTTCATCAAACTGCAATGTTTACAACCGAATGGAgctttcgttgaaaaatttcacattcccGAAAAAATCAGTAAACTGTGATTTGGGATTAGGAATAAATGCTTCACTTTACAACGTCGCTGTCGGAGAATATTTCGGAAAATTTAAATCATATTCTACTTTGATTGGATGCGATTCTTCGAAAAAAGCCAAG GTTGAAGTGACACTACCGAGCCACATTAGAATTGTtgcaaatgttgaaattatcgaaaaaacgTATCCTTCAAATGGATTAATTACTATTCTTCTAAGGAACGGTTCTATTTCAAAACAGTTCTTCTTCCAAGTGAAAAACTCCAATCATGAAGACAACATAATGCGAAAAATTTCTTATTCGAATTCGAAA GTATATCTTGATAATATAGacacaaaataccaaaaattgatctacAGCAATTTAGAAGAAATCCTCAGCGAAATAGAATCATCCGTAGAACAACATTTGGTCGATCAATTGAGCGCACAATTGTCTGAAAATAACATCGATGTCGGTCAAAGCTGCTCCAAATTCGTCAACATAGAAAACTACTCGAAGAAAATCAATTGGTCTTCTTCAAACAGCGATTTCAATCATTTATACGCAATACCTAATGTATCTCTCGTATCATGGGAAGGAGTTAATCTACGTATAGGGCCTATGGTAGTCAAGGGTATTTCCCAATTCAGTAGCATCGAGCTGAGTATTTTGGGCACTGAATTAGCCAGTGCAGGGGATAGTGGTCTTTTTTATAGTACACCTAGATACGACGATCCCGAACAAAAAGAAATGACGGTTCGAATCAAAACAAGTGGTTTAAAAGGCAAACTGGACTGGAGTTATAATTCTAAACAAAGATCGTTTCCTTTTTTCATCGATTCCGTTttgtttgaaatcgaaaaaaacaagacttctaAATTCACACCAGTACATTGGCCTTATTCGCCTAGAAAAAGTTACAATAAATGGTATAGTCGAAGTGAAGAGGATACTGTGAATGTGGATGTGTTGCTGGGAAATATTAAAATCGAATCGCCTAGCTTTCGCGAAGATAAGAAGGAATTTGTGAACTTTGCTCTCTTGGAACATCTGAAGATGTTTGTAAAggattcgttgaaaaattcgttggCTAACAAGCTTAAAAATAATTCTTCTATTGTAAGTTGtcgataa
- the LOC135839169 gene encoding uncharacterized protein LOC135839169 isoform X1 yields the protein MVFIFSLFREVYEFNSQILTYLHLCVGLNLKIMKFKLFSLLILFFAFLRRNDSKPSYIEQMTTEYTASTATNIPPSVHTTTSTPSQENYLDNISIQDVLSSDIDASEKIEKKIINTVTEYSANCRTYKKIDISIEDFSFPQNSVTIDLDIANATFYHIAAREFRELTESSEHTRSEKRKSYSTLIGCDSSRNAKIELKLPNDIEISAYLRVVGKTNNATNEINAISATLGLSEGDISFKLKNNALSKQFSMQTNSTNIEDNIISKILYTKSEVSLNIDTKFQMLIYNKLQTFFDKVELPIREFLVQKLNNYLNSNGISVSDSCSKFVNPDKNSKKINLPFLNTNLNHLYVIPDAKLDTWRKVPLSAGPIVIDGLADFNSTEFIATESEISSPDSNGKYYSTPSPYDDPEMKEITIRIKTNDLKGKLDWSYNFKKRSFPFSVEFIQFEIKKTISFSYVSVENNHNMNTYNRFYDERSTSSSRYIKSNQERVDVNVYLGNLLIKSTNSKICENESEFVNFVLSEYLKTVIANSLQILLNKKLQNESPFANCN from the exons ATGGTGTTCATTTTCTCATTGTTTCGCGAAGTGTACGAATTTAATTcacaaatacttacctacctacatctgtGCGttggtttaaatttgaaaataatgaaattcaaattgttttctttgcttatcttattttttgcatttttgagacgAAATG ATTCAAAACCTTCATACATCGAGCAAATGACAACGGAATACACCGCAAGTACCGCAACGAATATCCCTCCTTCAGTACATACGACGACGTCTACTCCTTCTCAAGAAAATTATCTCGATAATATCTCAATTCAGGATGTTTTATCATCGGACATAGACGCtagtgaaaaaatcgagaaaaaaataatcaacactGTTACAGAATATTCGGCGAATTGCCGTACTTATAAGAAAATAGATATTTCAATAgaggatttttcatttccacaaaattctgTAACAATTGATTTGGATATAGCGAATGCTACATTTTATCATATTGCGGCCAGAGAATTCAGAGAATTGACAGAATCGTCAGAACACACGCGAtcggaaaaacgaaaatcatacTCAACTTTAATCGGATGTGATTCATCGAGAAATGCTAAA attgaattgaaattacccAATGATATAGAAATTTCAGCATATCTGAGAGTAGTTGGAAAAACTAATAATGCTACAAATGAAATTAATGCTATATCTGCTACACTTGGACTTAGTGAGGGAGACATAAGTTTTAAACTGAAGAATAACGCACTTTCCAAACAGTTTTCTATGCAGACAAATTCAACGAATATCGAAGACAACATAATATCAAAGATATTGTACACAAAATCTGag GTTTCACTGAACATcgacacaaaatttcaaatgctgattTACAACAAATTACAGACGTTCTTCGATAAAGTAGAATTACCAATTAGAGAGTTTttagtacaaaaattgaataactatTTGAATAGCAATGGAATTTCTGTCTCAGACAGTTGCTCAAAATTTGTAAACCCggataaaaattctaaaaaaattaatttaccatttttaaacACAAATCTCAATCATTTATACGTAATACCAGACGCAAAACTTGATACATGGAGAAAAGTTCCTCTCAGTGCAGGTCCTATCGTAATAGATGGCTTGGCTGATTTCAATAGCACCGAATTCATTGCAACAGAAAGTGAAATTTCAAGCCCAGATTCTAATGGGAAATATTACAGTACGCCTTCCCCATACGATGATCccgaaatgaaagaaattacaATACGGATAAAAACGAACGACTTGAAGGGAAAACTGGATTGGagttataattttaaaaagagatCATTTCCTTTCTCCGTTGAATTTATCCAGTTTGAAATTAAGAAAACCATAAGTTTTAGTTACGTTAGTGTTGAAAACAATCACAATATGAATACCTACAATAGATTTTACGACGAGCGCAGCACTTCAAGTTCACGCTATATTAAATCAAATCAAGAAAGAGTTGATGTGAACGTATACCTGGGAAACCTTCTAATCAAATCAACTAACtctaaaatttgtgaaaacgaaagtgaatttgtaaattttgttctTTCTGAATATTTAAAAACTGTTATCGCGAACTCATTACAGattttgttgaataaaaaacttcaaaatgaatcGCCATTCGCGAATTGCAACTAA
- the LOC135839783 gene encoding uncharacterized protein LOC135839783 isoform X2: protein MKFWTIYVIVIFSLHLDVITALSIQNESVNDETTNTTSTPSTTSTLSQDDYLESISIQDILSSDIDASEKIGNKIINTVTKFSSDCNTYKDIDLSIHDLPLAGDSISINLGTENVIFHDFNLTTTGGEPNNSDEKLHSYSTSIRCQSSKMGEVEAKLPKIIKITAALKVIQISGFLKEVVIPGSISLILRNGSIAKQFSIETTKSTNYQNDISSRIIYSDSEIHLNTDARFQVAIYNKLGIFIKEVE from the exons ATGAAATTCTGGACAATTTATGTCATTGTCATATTCTCTTTACATCTTG atgtaaTAACAGCACTCAGTATTCAAAACGAATCAGTAAATGACGAAACTACAAATACAACTTCTACTCCTTCAACAACATCCACCCTTTCTCAAGATGATTACCTCGAAAGTATCTCGATTCAAGATATCCTATCATCAGATATCGACGCGAGTGAAAAAATCGGAAACAAAATCATAAACACGGTCACCAAGTTTTCTTCAGATTGCAATACTTATAAAGACATAGATCTTTCCATACATGACTTACCACTAGCCGGAGACTCCATTTCAATTAATTTGGGCACAGAAAATGTAATATTTCATGATTTCAATCTTACAACAACAGGAGGAGAGCCTAATAATTCAGATGAAAAATTGCACTCGTATTCGACTTCGATAAGATGCCAATCATCAAAAATGGGAGAA gtgGAGGCGAAATTACCaaagattataaaaattacagcTGCTCTGAAAGTGATTCAAATTTCCGGTTTCTTGAAAGAGGTAGTCATTCCAGGATCTATATCTCTTATATTGAGAAATGGTTCTATTGCGAAGCAGTTTTCCATTGAAACCACCAAATCCACGAATTATCAAAATGATATCTCATCTAGAATAATCTATTCTGATTCAGAG ATACATCTGAACACAGATGCCAGATTTCAAGTAGCAATTTACAACAAATTAggaattttcatcaaagaaGTTGAATAg
- the LOC135839783 gene encoding uncharacterized protein LOC135839783 isoform X1 yields MKSILLFFLLTICNLNDVITALSIQNESVNDETTNTTSTPSTTSTLSQDDYLESISIQDILSSDIDASEKIGNKIINTVTKFSSDCNTYKDIDLSIHDLPLAGDSISINLGTENVIFHDFNLTTTGGEPNNSDEKLHSYSTSIRCQSSKMGEVEAKLPKIIKITAALKVIQISGFLKEVVIPGSISLILRNGSIAKQFSIETTKSTNYQNDISSRIIYSDSEIHLNTDARFQVAIYNKLGIFIKEVE; encoded by the exons ATGAAATCCatacttctcttttttttactaaCAATTTGTAACTTAAATG atgtaaTAACAGCACTCAGTATTCAAAACGAATCAGTAAATGACGAAACTACAAATACAACTTCTACTCCTTCAACAACATCCACCCTTTCTCAAGATGATTACCTCGAAAGTATCTCGATTCAAGATATCCTATCATCAGATATCGACGCGAGTGAAAAAATCGGAAACAAAATCATAAACACGGTCACCAAGTTTTCTTCAGATTGCAATACTTATAAAGACATAGATCTTTCCATACATGACTTACCACTAGCCGGAGACTCCATTTCAATTAATTTGGGCACAGAAAATGTAATATTTCATGATTTCAATCTTACAACAACAGGAGGAGAGCCTAATAATTCAGATGAAAAATTGCACTCGTATTCGACTTCGATAAGATGCCAATCATCAAAAATGGGAGAA gtgGAGGCGAAATTACCaaagattataaaaattacagcTGCTCTGAAAGTGATTCAAATTTCCGGTTTCTTGAAAGAGGTAGTCATTCCAGGATCTATATCTCTTATATTGAGAAATGGTTCTATTGCGAAGCAGTTTTCCATTGAAACCACCAAATCCACGAATTATCAAAATGATATCTCATCTAGAATAATCTATTCTGATTCAGAG ATACATCTGAACACAGATGCCAGATTTCAAGTAGCAATTTACAACAAATTAggaattttcatcaaagaaGTTGAATAg